The genomic window GGACGTCCTGGTCGGGGTCTGCCTGCCGCGGTCGGCGGAGATGGTCGTCGGCCTGCTCGCGGCGCTGAAGGCGGGCGGCGCGTACGTGCCGCTCGACCCTTCGTACCCGGCGGACCGCCTGGCCTACATGCTGGAGGACTCGGCCGCGGCCGTCCTGCTGACCGAGGATCGCCTGGCCGGATCGCTCGCTGACTTCGCGGGGCCGACCCTGTTCCTGGACCGCGACGCGCCCGGGCTTGCCGAGGAGATCGACGCCGACCTGCCGGGCGACACGCGGCCGGGGGACCTCGCCTACGTCATCTACACGTCGGGCTCGACCGGGCGGCCCAAGGGGGTGATGATCACCCACGGGGGGCTCACCAATTACCTGGGCTGGTGCGTCCGCGCCTACGCGATGGCCGGCGGCCGAGGCGCCCCGGTGCACTCGTCGATCTCGTTCGACCTGACCGTCACGGCGCTCTGGGGCCCACTGCTCGCGGGGGGCCGCGTGGACCTGCTCGACGAGAGCCTCGGCCTGGAGCAGCTGCGCGACGCCTTCCGCGAGCCGCGGGACGACGGCGTGGTCAAGATCACGCCGGCCCACCTGAAATGGCTGGGCGACCAGCTCAAGCCGGAGGAGGCCGCGGGCCGCACCCGCGTCTTCGTGATCGGCGGCGAGCAGCTCACCGCGGCCCACGTCGCCTTCTGGCACGAGCACGCGCCCGGGACGGCGCTCGTGAACGAGTACGGCCCGACGGAGACCGTCGTCGGCTGCTGCGTGTACCGGATCCCCGCCGGGCCGGTCGAGTCGCTCCCCCCCGTGATCCCGATCGGCCGGCCTGCCGCCGGGGCGAGGCTGTACGTCCTCGACGCTGGGATGGAGCCCGTCCCGCCGGGCCTGGCCGGCGAGCTCTACATCGGCGGCCCGGGCGTCGCCCGCGGATATCTCAAGCGCCCGGGGCTCACCGCGGAGAAATTCGTCCCCGACCCGTTTTCCGCCGAGCCCGGCGCACGGCTCTACCGCACGGGAGACCTCGCGCGATACCGCCCGGACGGCCAGTTCGAGTACCTCGGCCGGGTCGACCGCCAGGTGAAGGTGCGAGGCTACCGGATCGAGCCGGGCGAGATCGAGTCGGCGCTCGCGCTCCACGAGCTCATCCGCGAGGCCGCCGTCGTGCCGCGAGAGGATGCCGGCGGCACGACCGTGCTGGCCGCCTACGTCGTCCCGCGCGGCGACATGGCCGGCCTGCCGCCCGCTGCCGAGCTGCGGGCCTGGCTCGCCGGACGGCTCCCGGAGTACATGGTCCCCGCGACGTTCACCGCGATCGAGGCATTGCCGCTCACGCCCAACGGCAAGCTCGACCCCGGGGCGCTGCCGGAGCCCGGCGAGGCGGCGCCCGCCCCGGGCCTGGCGTCACGGCCCGCGAGCGGCCCCGTCGAGGAAGGCGTGGCCGCCCTGGCCGCCGAGCTGCTCGGGACCGGGCCGCTCGGCGCCTCGGACAACTTCTTCGACCGCGGCGGCCACTCGCTCCTCGCCGCCCAGCTCCTGGGTCGGCTGCGGCAGACGTTCGGCGTGGAGGTCCCGCTCCGGGCCTTCGTGGACGACGCGACCGTCGCCGGCCTCGCGAGGCGGATCGAGGCCGCGCTCGCGGGGGGCGCCCGCGTCGACGAGCCGCCGATCGAACGGCTGCCCCGCGACGGATCCCCGCTGCCGGCCTCCTTCGCCCAGCAGCGGCTCTGGTATCTCGACCAGCTCAGCCCGGGGGACGTTTCCTACAACATCCACCTGGCCGTCCGTCTGGAGGGCGAGCTCGACGCCGACGCGCTCTCCAGGGCGATCGCCGAGATCGTCCGGCGGCACGAGACTCTGCGGACCACGTTCGTGGCCATCGAGGGGGTCCCGCACCAGCGGATCGCCGAGGCGGGCACCTCGCCCGCGATCGAGTTCGAATCGCTCGATGGGGCCGGCGAGGCGGCCCTGCGCGAGAGGCTCCGCGAGCTGGGCCGCCAGCCCTTCGACCTTGCGAACGGCCCGCTCTTTCACGCGAGGCTCCTGCGGCTCGGCGAGGGCGACCACGCCCTCTCGCTCGTCCTCCATCACGTCGTCTCCGACGGCTGGTCCACAGGCGTCCTGATCCGCGAGGCGACGGCGCTGTACGAGGCGTTCCGCCGCGGCGAGCCCTCGCCCCTGCCCGAGCTGCCCGTCCAGTACGCCGACTTCGCCTCCTGGCAGCGCCGGGCCCTCTCCGGCGACGCGCTCAACTCCCACCTCGCCTTCTGGCGCGACCGGCTCGCCGGGTGCGTCCCCCCGGAGATCCCCGCCGATCGCCCCGAATCCGCGCAGGCGCAAGGTCTCGCCGGCGAGGCCCGCGCCCGCGTCGAGCCCGCCGCCCTGGGGACCGTCAAGCGGCTGGCGAGGGAGGGCGGGGCGACGCTCTACATGGCCCTCCTGGCCGCCCTGGACGCCCTCCTGGCCCGCTACACCGGCTCCGACGACGTCGCCGTCGGGACACCCGTCGCCGGCCGCTCACGGCCCGAGGCCGAGGGCCTCGTCGGGTTCTTCGTCAACACCCTGGTCGTCCGCTCCGACCTCTCCGGCTCCCCCGGCTTCCGACGGCTCCTGGCCCGCGTCCGCCGCGACGCCCTGGACGCCTACGCGCACCAGGACCTCCCCTTCGAACGCCTCGTCGGCGAGCTCCACGCCTCGGGCGGCGGCGAGTTCCCGTTCCGCGTCATGCTGGTGCTCCAGAACGCCCCGCTGCCGCCGCTGGAGGCTGCCGGGCTGCGGCTCAGCCCGATCGAGCTGCCCGCGGACGTGGCCAAGTTCGACGCCACGCTCTACGCCCAGGAACAGGCCGGCGGGCTCGAGCTCATCCTGGAATACCGGGCCGAGCGGTACGAGGCGGCGACGATGGAGCGGCTCCTGGCCTGCTACGTCACGCTCCTCGAGGGCGCCGCCGCGGATCCCGACCGCCCGATCGACGCGATCCCGTTGCTCACCCCGCAGGAGCGCGAGACGATGGCCGGGCGGTGGAGGGGGCCCGACGACGACGAGGATGGCGGCATCTTCGACCTGGACGCCCTCGACGAGGCGGAGCTCGACGCCCTCCTGGCCGAACTCGACGGGGAGGACGCCCCGTGATCGACCTGGTCCGGTTCCTCCTGGGATGCTCGCGAAGGACCGTGCTCGCCTCGACGGCCGCCGGGGCGGCCGGCGGCGTGGCGGGCGTCGCCCTGATCGCCCTGGTCCGCCGCCAGCTCGACGGCGGGGCGCCGGCCCCGGCCGCGGCCATGGCGTTCCTGGGGCTCTGCGTGCTGGCCGTCGCGATGCGGGTCGCCTCGCAGGTCGCGATGGTGCGGCTCGGCCAGGGGGCGGTGCGGGAGCTCACGCTCCGCGTCGTCCGGAGGACGCTGCGGCTGCCGCTCCGGGAGTTCGAGTCGATCGACACCGCCGGGCTGCTCGCCACGCTCACGCAGGACGTGGTCGTCCTGGCCAACGCCCTGTCCAGCGTGCCCCAGTTCGCCATCAACGTCCCGATCGTGGCCGCCAGCGTGGCGTACGTCGGGTGGCTCAGCCCGCTCCTCTTCCTCTGCGGCGTCAGCTTCGCGGCCCTCGCGGTGGCCGCGTACATGACGCTGGCCCGGCGGGCGATCCGCGAGCTCCGCGCGGCGAGGCGAGTGCAGGACCGGCTGGTGGCGGCCTTCCAGGCGATGGGCTCGGGCTCCCGCGAGCTCAGGCAGCACGACGGCCGACGCCGGGCGCTGCTCCACGACTCGCTGGAGCCGGCCTCCGCCGAGCTCCGCGACCGGTCGGTGCGGGCGATGGCGACCTTCGCGATCGCCGACGCCTGGAGCCAGCTCGCGTTCTTCGGCTTCATCGGCTTCGTCCTCTTCGCGGCCCCCCGGATCCAGCCCATCCCGACGGGGACGCTCGCGGCGGCCGTCCTGGTGGTGCTCTACCTCATGACCCCGCTCGACGTCATCATCAACGGCCTGCCCGCCATGGGCCGGGCGCGCGTCGCCCTGGGCCGGATCCGGGCCCTCGTGCCCGCGATGGACGGCGACGAGCCGGAGGCGGCGGCCTCGACGGCCGAGGCCCGCCCGGCGTTCCGCGAGTCGCTGCGCCTGGACGGCGTCACCTTCCGATACCGGGAGGGCGCCGACGATCGGGAGTTCCGGCTCGGCCCGGTCGACCTGGAGCTGCGGGCCGGCGAGGTGGTCTTCCTGGCCGGCGGCAACGGCAGCGGCAAGACGACGCTGGCCAAGCTCATCTCCGGCCTCTACGAGCCCGAGGCCGGCGCGGTGCTCGTGGACGGCCAGCCCGTCGGGGACGACGACCAGGCGGCCTATCGCTCACTCTTCTCCGTGGTCTTCGCCGACGGCCACCTGTTCGGCGACTACCGCGGGCTCCCCGGGGCGCCCGACGAGCTCGCCCGCAGGGCGGGCGCCGGGCTGAGGCGGCTGGAACTGGCGGGGCGCGTCGAGGTGGACGGCGAGTCCAGGTCGTTCTCCACGCTGGACCTCTCCCAGGGCCAGCGGCGCCGCCTCGCATTGCTCGGCGCCCTGCTCGAGGACCGGCCGATCCTCGTCGTGGACGAATGGGCCGCCAACCAGGACCCGACGTTCAAGTCGGTCTTCTACCACCGGATACTCCACGAGCTGCGCGCGGCCGGCAAGACGCTCCTGGTGGTCAGCCACGACGAGACGTACTTCGAGGTCGCCGACCGGGTGCTCCGCCTCTCCGAGGGCCGCGTCGTCGAGGAGACGCCCGCCGCCCCCGACGCGATCTGGCCCGGCACTTTGGGACGAGGGTTGCTGCGATGAAGAAACTCCTCCTGGGAATCGCCGGCCTCTGGGCGGCGGGCGCCCTCGGCTTCTGGTACTGGGCCGACGCCCGCACCTCCCGCGTCACGTACCGCACGATCGCCGTCAGGCGGGGCGACCTGCGCACCACCATCAACGCCACGGGCACGATCGAGCCCGAGGAGGTCGTGGACGTAGGAGCCCAGGTCGCCGGGATGATCGAGAGCTTCGGCGCCGACCCGGCCGACCCGGGCAAGCCCGTGAGCTACGGCACCCGGGTGGAGCAGGGGACCGTGCTGGCCCGGCTGGACAGCTCGCTGTTCAAGGCCCGCGTCGAGCAGGCGAAGGGCCGCGTCGCCCGCGACGAGGCCGACATCCTCCAGGCGAAGGCCAAGCTCGCCCAGGCCGAGCGCGACTACGAGCGTTCGCGCAAGCTCCATGCGCGCGGCAACGGCGTCATCGCCCCGCAGGAATACGACGCCGCCGTCTCGACCTACGAGGTCGCCAAGGCGGCGCTCGTCGTGGCCGAGGGCGCCCTGCTCGTCTCCAGGGCCGACCTCCAGGAGGCCACCGTCAACCTCGGGTACACGACCATCAAGTCCCCGGTGAAGGGCGTCATCCTGGACCGGCGGATCAACATCGGCCAGACCGTCGTCGCCAGCCTGAATGCCCCCAGCCTGTTCCTCATCGCCAAGGACCTCTCGCGCATGCAGATCTGGTCCTCCGTGAATGAGACCGACATCGGCTCCATCCGCGAGGGCCAGGCCGTGCACTTCACCGTGGGAGCCTTCCCGCACGACCGGTTCGAAGGCAAGGTGACCCAGATCCGCCTGAACGCCAGCATGAGCCAGAACGTGGTGACGTACACGGTCGTGGTCAGCTTCGACAACGTCGGCGGCAAGCTCATGCCCTACCTGACGGCCCGCCTCCAGTTCGAGGTCGAATCGCGCAAGGACGTCCCGGTCGTCCCCAACGCCGCCCTCCGCTGGCAGCCCCGCGCGGAGAACGTCGTCCCCGAGGAGCGCCCCAACCTCGCGAGCTACACCCGCCGCAATCGCGCCAGGCCCGCGGGCAAGGACGCCGAGCCGAGGGAGGACTCCGCGGCCGAGGCCGATCGGAAGCCGGTCCTCTGGGCTCGCGACGGCGACTACGTCCGCCCCGTCCCCGTCGAACTGGGCCTCACCGACGGGACGTCCACGGAGATCCGCGGGGGGAACGTCAAGGACGGCATGGAGATCGTCACCGGCGCGACCCGCGCCGAATCGGCCACGGACGCGATCTCCATACTGCCGCACACCTGGACGGAGAAGAAATGATCCACGGATGGAAGATCATATCAAAGACTAATACAAAATACATTTAACCACGGAAAGCACGGAAGGGGACGGGGGGGGAGAGGGAGAAAGAGGGAGAGAGCAGACAGGATAGAGGGAGAGGCCCTAACCGGGTCCGGAACGAGCAACCCAGACACGATACAAATTTAGAAATATTTTATCTTTTGATTTATCAGATCGTTACCGCATGATGGGTAGCCGCGCACCGGACCAGCCTCCCCCTGTCCCCTTCCGTGCTTTCCGTGTTATCCGTGGTTAGATTCCCCCGTACCCCCGTCCGTATCTCCCATTCCGTGGATCCCAAGGCCGCGGTGGAATAGCGAGGCGTCCGTGGAAATCATCAAGCTCGAGAGGATCTTCAAGGAATACGCCCGGGGCGCCGTGCCCGTGCCGGTGCTCAAGGGGGTGTCGCTGTCGATCCGCGAGGGGGAGATGGTGGCCCTGATGGGGGCGTCCGGGTCGGGGAAGACGACGCTCATCAACCTACTAGGCTTCCTGGACCGGCCGACGCGGGGGACCTACTGCTTCGAGGGCGCCGACGTCTCGGGGCTGGACGACGTCCGCCGGGCGTACCTGCGGAGCCGTCGGATCGGGTTCGTCTTCCAGAACTTCAACCTGCTGCCCCGCATGAGCGCGCTGGAGAACGTGATGCTGCCGATGCTCTACGGCGCCCACGGGTTGTCGGCGTCGGAGTGCCGGGCGCGGGCGGTCCGGCTGCTGGAGCGGGTCGGCCTGGCGGGGCGGATGGACCACGAGCCGTCTCGGCTCTCGGGCGGCGAGCAGCAGCGCGTGGCGATCGCCCGGGCGCTCATGAACCAGGGCAAGCTGCTCATCGCCGACGAGCCGACCGGCAACCTCGATTCGAAGACCGGCGAGGAGATCCTCGCCCTCTTCCAGGAGCTGAACCGGGAGGAGGGGCTGACCATCCTCCTCGTCACCCACGACGCCGGCGTCGCCTCCCACGCCGACCGGGTCATCCGCGTCCGCGACGGCCGAGTCTCCGAGGACGGGGTGGCCGAGCCCGAGGGGCAGGAGTCGGCGGCGTTAGTGCAGGCCGAGGCGACGGAGCCGACCGGAGCCGTGGCGGCCGGGATGGCCCCGCCCCTGCGGCCGGCCCCATTCCTGCGGAATGCCGCGTCGGCGGAGGCGCAGTCCGAAGACGCGCCCGCGGCCCAAGAACCACCGCCCCGGCCCGGGCTGGCGGACGAGGCCCGGTTCCTGGCTCGGACCGTGACCACCTCGTTCCGGTCCCTGCGACGCAACGCCATGAGGTCGGCGCTCACGACCCTGGGGATCATCATCGGCGTCGGCTCGCTGCTGGCGATCGCGGAGATCGGGCAGGGGGCGTGGACGGCCATCCGCGCCCTGCTCACGAAGACGGGCGTGGACAACATCGTCGTCCAGGCCGGCGCCGCGTCCCGCAACGGCGTCAGCCTGGGCTCCGGCTCGATCAAGACCCTGACGCCCGAGGACGCCGAGCTGATCGAGCGGGAGTGCCCGAGCGTGGACAGCCTGGCGCCGCTGGTCTTCACGCGGCGGCAGGTCGTCAACGGCGGAGCCAACTGGGTGCCCGCCACCTTCGTCGGCACGACGCCGAGCTACCTGCGCGTCCGCGAGTGGCAGGACCTCGAGGAAGGGCTGCCCTTCACCGACGAGGACGTCGCGAGCTCCGGCATGGTCTGCCTGCTCGGCCACACGATCGCGCGCGAGCTCTTCGGCGAGGATTCGCCGGTCGGCCGCGAGGTCCACGTGGCCGACGTCCCGCTGCGCGTCGTCGGCGTGCTCTCGCGCAAGGGGGCGGACATCATCGGCGAGGACCAGGACGACATCCTCATCGCGCCGTGGACCACGGTGAAGTACCGCATCAGCGCCGCGGCCTCGTCCGGCTCGCCCGTCAAGGACGCACTCCACCTCAACCCGGCGGACGAGCTGTCCGCCATGGCCAGGCGCTACCCGCGGGGGCAGGCCGATCCGTTCCCGACGCAATCGGCCATCCAGATGCTGAACACGCCGACGCTCCAGCGGCTCTCGAACGTGGACTCGATCCTCGTGCGGTCGCAGACGACCGAGGAGATCCCCGCGGCGATGGAGCAGATCGAGAACGTCCTGCGGGAGAGCCACCGGATCAAGCAGGGCGAGCCGAACGACTTCAGCGTGCGGGACTTCACCGAGGTCGTCTCCGCCGTGAAGGGGACCGTCGGCCTGGTCGCGGGGCTCCTGCTCTGCGTCGCCCTGATCTCGCTCCTGGTGGGCGGGATCGGGATCATGAACATCATGCTGGTCTCGGTGACCGAGCGCTACCGCGAGATCGGCCTGAGGATGGCCGTCGGGGCGCGGTCCCACGACATCCTCCGCCAGTTCCTCGTCGAGGCCGTGGTCCTCTGCATCCTCGGCGGCGCGGTGGGCATCGCGCTGGGCCGCTCGGCCTCGTCGCTCGTCCGGCTCCTGGCGCTCTGGCCGACCGAGCCCTCGACGCTCGCCGTGATCATCTCCGTCTCGGTGTCCGTCACGATCGGCATGATCTTCGGATACTACCCGGCCTGGAAGGCCTCGCGGCTCGATCCGATCGAGGCGCTGCGGTTCGAGTGACGGCTTGACCCGTTGCTACACTGGGTTGAGCCCGAACAGGAAGCGCCACCGATTCAGTCGAGGGCACCATGATGCGATCCCGGACCCGCCCCGAAGCGTCTCGCCCCGCCCCGAAGCGGCTGGCGACGAGCATCGACATCGACATCGATTCGGCGACCATCCGGGTCGTGGACCCTCGTGTCTTCCGCGACGGCCGGCGGGACTGGTGCCGCGCCCTGGCGGAGATCGCGGCGGCGCGGCCCGGGGTGTGCTCGGCCGGGATCGACCTGTCCGACGGCTCGTGCGCGATCGGATTCGCCGCCGGCACCACGGCGGCGGCCATGGCCGATGCCTTCGCCGCCTCCATGAAAGCGGCCGGCGCGGGGACGGAGGATCGCCCCGCGCACGGTCCCGGATGGCCATTCCGACGGGCATCGCATCCGTGGACGCTCGTCGTCGCCCTCGCGGACCAGCCGGAGCGGCCGCCGGCCACATGGGCGGCCCGCATGAAGGATCCCGAGGTCCTCCTGATCGACCTGCCGAAGCCGGTAGGTCGAGGCACCACGGCGGAGCTCGCCCGCGACGGCGATCGGCCGCTCCAGGCCCTCGCCACCTTCGCTCGGACCGGAGGCCATGCCCGGCGAGCTTCCGGGCCGACGCCCGCTCGGGCCGGGGGCTCCCCGGACGCGCCCCCGACCATGATCGTCCATGGCCCGACGCGGCTGCTCTACCTGGCGCTCGGCTGGGCGTCGTTCGGGATGACCTTCGTCGGCCTGATCATCCCGGGCGTGCCGACTGTGCCGTTCCTGATGCTCACGGGATACTACTTCGCCCGATCCTCGACCAGGCTCCACGACTGGCTCCTCCAGACCCGCGTCTTCGGCCGGGTCATCCGCGAGTGGGAGACCGGTGGCGGGCTGAGCTGGACGTCCAAGGCCAACCTGGTCCTGCTGACACTCACGGCCGTCGCGGCCAGCGTCGTCGTCGCCGGCGCGTCGCTCATGGTCCTCCCGATCATCGCGGTCTTCAGCGTCGCGGGGATCTTCGGCATCCTCCGCCTGCCGGGCCTGGACCACGAGCCCGAGGCGGAGCCATACGAGGCATCCGGACTCGCCCTGCCTGCGCCCGCGGTCTGACCCGACGGGCCTGGACTTGCTCGGCCGACCCCATCGCCCCCGCCTCAGGCCGGGCGGCGGGCGATGGCTCCCTGGAGGAAATAGACGGGGATCCCGGCGAGGATGCTCATGACGGAGATCATCGACACCCAGGGCCTCTCGTAGCAGACGGCCGCTGTGAGAAGGCCGGTCCCCGCAAGGAAGGCGGCCGGGACGACCGGATAGCCCAGCGTCCGGAAGGGGCGGGGGAGGTCCGGCCGGCGACGGCGGAGCACATAGACCGAGGCCACCGTCAGCATCGAGAAGATCGCCAGGCCGACGCCCGAGTAGACCAGGATCTTCTCGAACGAGGCCGTCCACAACAGGACCAGGGACCAGCCGACCTGGAGGATCGTCGCCATGGTCGGCGTGCCGCGCGAGGAGAGGCGTCCCGCGACCGAGGGGAACTGCCCGGCGATGGCCATGGCCCGGGCCACGCGCGGGCCCGTCAGGATGTAGGCGCTGAGCGAGGCGAGGAGCGTCAGGCCGATGGCGATCGACATCGGATCGGCGACGCGGGGGCCGTAGAGGCGCTCGGCCGCGATCTGGGCGATGGGCGCCAGGACGCCGACGTCCTGCCTGTTCTCCGGCGACTTCACCATGGCCGAGAGGTCGGCCGGCGTCAGCGCCAGGGCGTACGCCGTGTTCAACGCCAGGTAGAGGGCCAGAACGAGGCCCGTGCCCAGCAGGATCGCACGCGGCATCCGCTCCTGGGGGCGGTCCACCTCGCCGGTCAGGTACGAGGCGGCGTTCCAGCCGGTATAGGCATAGGAGATGTAGACCAGCGACGAGGCCGCCGTGACGAGCAGGTCCGCCGTGATCGGCGGCCGGTCGGAGAGGTTCTCCCAGCGCCCCCAACCGGCGGCCAGACCGGCGACGGCCAGGATTGCGAGGATGCCAAGCTTCAGGGCGGTCATGCCTCCTTGGGCTCGGATCGTCGACCCCCGGCCCAGGCAGTGGATTACCCCCAGGCCGAGGATCGCGAGCGTGGCGACCGCCGGCTGGGCGATCGCGGACGAGGCCTCATCGAGCCTCCACGGTGCCAGCAGGTATTTCGCCGCGGCGAACGCCGTCGCCGCGATCGGCCCGCCGAAGCCGATGAGGAACGACACCCAGCCGGACAGGAAGCCGGCGAGGGGGCCGTAGGCTTCAGTCAGGAAGACGTAGTCCCCCCCGGACCGTGGCAGGGCCGTCGTCAGCTCGCAGAGCGTGAGGGCGCCGCAGACGGCGAGGATCCCGCCGATGACCCAGAGGGCGAGCATCACCTGGTTGCTGCCGACGAAGAAGGTCGTGAACCCCGAGGTCGTCAGGACGCCGGTGCCGATCATGCTCGAGACGACCACGAACGTCGCCGTCGCCAGGCCGAACCGCGGCCCGCCCTTCGATACCTCGCTCCCCGGGGCCGTCTCCATCGTCGATGTCATCGGATCTCCTCGCTGGCCGCTCTCGCCGCGGGGCCGGGGCGGCCGCCCGCTCGCGCGGGCGCGTCCCGGCCAGCCCGTCCGCCACCGGAACGCGGCCGAATCAATGCTTCTTGAGGGTGATCGAGATCCCCGCGCCGTCCATGAGGACGAACGTGGTGTCGAG from Aquisphaera giovannonii includes these protein-coding regions:
- a CDS encoding non-ribosomal peptide synthetase; this encodes MNAPVQAETRGLDREPAARPLEPLHRAFERQAARTPEAVALRAATGEVSYRELNDRANQLARRLKAMGVGPDVLVGVCLPRSAEMVVGLLAALKAGGAYVPLDPSYPADRLAYMLEDSAAAVLLTEDRLAGSLADFAGPTLFLDRDAPGLAEEIDADLPGDTRPGDLAYVIYTSGSTGRPKGVMITHGGLTNYLGWCVRAYAMAGGRGAPVHSSISFDLTVTALWGPLLAGGRVDLLDESLGLEQLRDAFREPRDDGVVKITPAHLKWLGDQLKPEEAAGRTRVFVIGGEQLTAAHVAFWHEHAPGTALVNEYGPTETVVGCCVYRIPAGPVESLPPVIPIGRPAAGARLYVLDAGMEPVPPGLAGELYIGGPGVARGYLKRPGLTAEKFVPDPFSAEPGARLYRTGDLARYRPDGQFEYLGRVDRQVKVRGYRIEPGEIESALALHELIREAAVVPREDAGGTTVLAAYVVPRGDMAGLPPAAELRAWLAGRLPEYMVPATFTAIEALPLTPNGKLDPGALPEPGEAAPAPGLASRPASGPVEEGVAALAAELLGTGPLGASDNFFDRGGHSLLAAQLLGRLRQTFGVEVPLRAFVDDATVAGLARRIEAALAGGARVDEPPIERLPRDGSPLPASFAQQRLWYLDQLSPGDVSYNIHLAVRLEGELDADALSRAIAEIVRRHETLRTTFVAIEGVPHQRIAEAGTSPAIEFESLDGAGEAALRERLRELGRQPFDLANGPLFHARLLRLGEGDHALSLVLHHVVSDGWSTGVLIREATALYEAFRRGEPSPLPELPVQYADFASWQRRALSGDALNSHLAFWRDRLAGCVPPEIPADRPESAQAQGLAGEARARVEPAALGTVKRLAREGGATLYMALLAALDALLARYTGSDDVAVGTPVAGRSRPEAEGLVGFFVNTLVVRSDLSGSPGFRRLLARVRRDALDAYAHQDLPFERLVGELHASGGGEFPFRVMLVLQNAPLPPLEAAGLRLSPIELPADVAKFDATLYAQEQAGGLELILEYRAERYEAATMERLLACYVTLLEGAAADPDRPIDAIPLLTPQERETMAGRWRGPDDDEDGGIFDLDALDEAELDALLAELDGEDAP
- a CDS encoding cyclic peptide export ABC transporter; amino-acid sequence: MIDLVRFLLGCSRRTVLASTAAGAAGGVAGVALIALVRRQLDGGAPAPAAAMAFLGLCVLAVAMRVASQVAMVRLGQGAVRELTLRVVRRTLRLPLREFESIDTAGLLATLTQDVVVLANALSSVPQFAINVPIVAASVAYVGWLSPLLFLCGVSFAALAVAAYMTLARRAIRELRAARRVQDRLVAAFQAMGSGSRELRQHDGRRRALLHDSLEPASAELRDRSVRAMATFAIADAWSQLAFFGFIGFVLFAAPRIQPIPTGTLAAAVLVVLYLMTPLDVIINGLPAMGRARVALGRIRALVPAMDGDEPEAAASTAEARPAFRESLRLDGVTFRYREGADDREFRLGPVDLELRAGEVVFLAGGNGSGKTTLAKLISGLYEPEAGAVLVDGQPVGDDDQAAYRSLFSVVFADGHLFGDYRGLPGAPDELARRAGAGLRRLELAGRVEVDGESRSFSTLDLSQGQRRRLALLGALLEDRPILVVDEWAANQDPTFKSVFYHRILHELRAAGKTLLVVSHDETYFEVADRVLRLSEGRVVEETPAAPDAIWPGTLGRGLLR
- a CDS encoding efflux RND transporter periplasmic adaptor subunit, with product MKKLLLGIAGLWAAGALGFWYWADARTSRVTYRTIAVRRGDLRTTINATGTIEPEEVVDVGAQVAGMIESFGADPADPGKPVSYGTRVEQGTVLARLDSSLFKARVEQAKGRVARDEADILQAKAKLAQAERDYERSRKLHARGNGVIAPQEYDAAVSTYEVAKAALVVAEGALLVSRADLQEATVNLGYTTIKSPVKGVILDRRINIGQTVVASLNAPSLFLIAKDLSRMQIWSSVNETDIGSIREGQAVHFTVGAFPHDRFEGKVTQIRLNASMSQNVVTYTVVVSFDNVGGKLMPYLTARLQFEVESRKDVPVVPNAALRWQPRAENVVPEERPNLASYTRRNRARPAGKDAEPREDSAAEADRKPVLWARDGDYVRPVPVELGLTDGTSTEIRGGNVKDGMEIVTGATRAESATDAISILPHTWTEKK
- a CDS encoding ABC transporter permease; amino-acid sequence: MIKLERIFKEYARGAVPVPVLKGVSLSIREGEMVALMGASGSGKTTLINLLGFLDRPTRGTYCFEGADVSGLDDVRRAYLRSRRIGFVFQNFNLLPRMSALENVMLPMLYGAHGLSASECRARAVRLLERVGLAGRMDHEPSRLSGGEQQRVAIARALMNQGKLLIADEPTGNLDSKTGEEILALFQELNREEGLTILLVTHDAGVASHADRVIRVRDGRVSEDGVAEPEGQESAALVQAEATEPTGAVAAGMAPPLRPAPFLRNAASAEAQSEDAPAAQEPPPRPGLADEARFLARTVTTSFRSLRRNAMRSALTTLGIIIGVGSLLAIAEIGQGAWTAIRALLTKTGVDNIVVQAGAASRNGVSLGSGSIKTLTPEDAELIERECPSVDSLAPLVFTRRQVVNGGANWVPATFVGTTPSYLRVREWQDLEEGLPFTDEDVASSGMVCLLGHTIARELFGEDSPVGREVHVADVPLRVVGVLSRKGADIIGEDQDDILIAPWTTVKYRISAAASSGSPVKDALHLNPADELSAMARRYPRGQADPFPTQSAIQMLNTPTLQRLSNVDSILVRSQTTEEIPAAMEQIENVLRESHRIKQGEPNDFSVRDFTEVVSAVKGTVGLVAGLLLCVALISLLVGGIGIMNIMLVSVTERYREIGLRMAVGARSHDILRQFLVEAVVLCILGGAVGIALGRSASSLVRLLALWPTEPSTLAVIISVSVSVTIGMIFGYYPAWKASRLDPIEALRFE
- a CDS encoding YbaN family protein, producing MMRSRTRPEASRPAPKRLATSIDIDIDSATIRVVDPRVFRDGRRDWCRALAEIAAARPGVCSAGIDLSDGSCAIGFAAGTTAAAMADAFAASMKAAGAGTEDRPAHGPGWPFRRASHPWTLVVALADQPERPPATWAARMKDPEVLLIDLPKPVGRGTTAELARDGDRPLQALATFARTGGHARRASGPTPARAGGSPDAPPTMIVHGPTRLLYLALGWASFGMTFVGLIIPGVPTVPFLMLTGYYFARSSTRLHDWLLQTRVFGRVIREWETGGGLSWTSKANLVLLTLTAVAASVVVAGASLMVLPIIAVFSVAGIFGILRLPGLDHEPEAEPYEASGLALPAPAV
- a CDS encoding APC family permease: MTSTMETAPGSEVSKGGPRFGLATATFVVVSSMIGTGVLTTSGFTTFFVGSNQVMLALWVIGGILAVCGALTLCELTTALPRSGGDYVFLTEAYGPLAGFLSGWVSFLIGFGGPIAATAFAAAKYLLAPWRLDEASSAIAQPAVATLAILGLGVIHCLGRGSTIRAQGGMTALKLGILAILAVAGLAAGWGRWENLSDRPPITADLLVTAASSLVYISYAYTGWNAASYLTGEVDRPQERMPRAILLGTGLVLALYLALNTAYALALTPADLSAMVKSPENRQDVGVLAPIAQIAAERLYGPRVADPMSIAIGLTLLASLSAYILTGPRVARAMAIAGQFPSVAGRLSSRGTPTMATILQVGWSLVLLWTASFEKILVYSGVGLAIFSMLTVASVYVLRRRRPDLPRPFRTLGYPVVPAAFLAGTGLLTAAVCYERPWVSMISVMSILAGIPVYFLQGAIARRPA